In Pedobacter sp. W3I1, one DNA window encodes the following:
- a CDS encoding TlpA disulfide reductase family protein → MKLKLCFLLLLCPFFGVHAQDKNLSVTSGSANNQGIAIGQQVPDVLIQNISGLNGSDKTPGALPLSAFKGKLLILDFWATWCSPCVAMIPKMEELQEEFKDRVQFLPVAYQSFKEVDAFYQKLQRQKGKVYSLPMVTADTTLARLFPHQSLPHYVWIGADGLVKAITGREAVSRENINALLAAGSVRLKAKVDEQMRYDTSEPLFFAGSDFNDGFFRSQLSGYVVNIGRGIYKDVEVQSGAKVRRITGRNLTVPELFRIAYKKGKKETVLEDGLEAELEPHVASIDFLDWLKQGRAYCYELMMDERSSGRAYALMQNQLKGFFSDYEVGLEARKVQALVLVRTSSMDKIRTAGGTPAVVMDRFGCKLTSCFLAVFIDRLQVPLQSSPLPVIDQTGYFGMVDLELTANMGSIEQVNKALAPYDLRFVEKPAEIEMLVIRKR, encoded by the coding sequence ATGAAGCTTAAATTATGCTTCCTGCTACTGCTATGCCCATTTTTTGGGGTGCATGCCCAGGATAAAAACTTATCAGTTACATCGGGGTCTGCAAATAATCAAGGAATAGCCATAGGCCAACAGGTGCCGGATGTACTTATACAGAATATTTCAGGCCTCAATGGGTCAGATAAAACGCCGGGAGCCCTGCCGCTTTCAGCCTTTAAGGGCAAGCTGCTCATACTGGATTTCTGGGCCACCTGGTGTTCGCCCTGTGTGGCGATGATCCCTAAAATGGAGGAGCTGCAGGAGGAGTTTAAGGACCGGGTGCAGTTCCTTCCGGTGGCTTATCAGTCTTTTAAAGAGGTAGATGCCTTTTATCAAAAGCTGCAGCGGCAGAAGGGTAAAGTTTATTCGCTGCCGATGGTGACGGCGGATACGACTTTGGCCAGGCTTTTTCCGCATCAAAGCCTTCCGCACTATGTCTGGATCGGAGCAGATGGGCTGGTTAAGGCCATTACCGGCAGGGAGGCTGTATCCCGTGAAAATATTAATGCTTTGCTGGCTGCGGGATCGGTTCGGCTTAAGGCTAAAGTGGATGAGCAGATGCGGTATGATACCAGTGAGCCTTTGTTTTTTGCAGGATCGGATTTTAATGATGGTTTTTTCCGGTCGCAGCTTTCGGGCTATGTGGTGAATATCGGGCGGGGGATCTATAAAGATGTAGAAGTGCAGTCGGGTGCTAAGGTGAGGCGCATTACCGGGCGTAACCTCACCGTGCCCGAACTGTTCCGCATTGCTTACAAAAAGGGCAAAAAGGAAACGGTATTGGAAGATGGGCTGGAAGCGGAACTTGAGCCTCATGTAGCCAGCATTGATTTCCTGGATTGGCTGAAGCAGGGCAGGGCTTATTGTTATGAGCTGATGATGGATGAGCGATCCAGCGGGCGGGCCTATGCTTTGATGCAAAATCAGTTGAAAGGTTTTTTCTCGGATTATGAGGTTGGCCTGGAGGCACGGAAAGTGCAGGCGCTGGTGCTGGTGCGTACCTCTTCAATGGACAAGATCCGGACCGCTGGCGGTACACCTGCGGTGGTGATGGATCGCTTTGGCTGCAAACTGACCAGTTGCTTCCTCGCTGTTTTCATCGATCGGCTGCAGGTTCCTTTACAGAGCAGTCCGCTTCCGGTGATTGACCAGACAGGGTATTTCGGTATGGTCGACCTGGAACTCACTGCCAACATGGGCAGTATCGAGCAGGTGAACAAGGCGCTCGCCCCCTATGACCTCCGCTTTGTTGAAAAACCTGCAGAGATCGAAATGCTCGTTATCCGTAAACGCTAA